A genome region from Maridesulfovibrio salexigens DSM 2638 includes the following:
- a CDS encoding c-type cytochrome → MNRKVIGTLMCVLMVLSMASMAAAFGDGNARKGKFLYRKHCRSCHGATASDLSPSTKTQAEWTAMFSDTSKIPCSSDWSKVKEKDINDIFTYLHDYAKDSPSPAKCS, encoded by the coding sequence ATGAATCGCAAGGTAATAGGCACTTTGATGTGTGTTCTTATGGTTCTGTCCATGGCCAGCATGGCTGCTGCTTTCGGTGACGGTAATGCGCGCAAGGGTAAATTTCTGTATCGTAAACACTGCCGCTCATGTCACGGCGCAACTGCATCCGATTTAAGTCCCAGCACCAAGACACAGGCTGAGTGGACTGCCATGTTCTCTGATACTTCCAAGATCCCTTGTTCCTCTGATTGGAGCAAAGTCAAAGAAAAAGACATCAACGATATTTTTACCTACCTGCATGATTATGCCAAGGATTCCCCGTCCCCGGCAAAGTGCAGCTAG